From the Streptomyces sp. KMM 9044 genome, one window contains:
- a CDS encoding cold-shock protein codes for MAQGTVKWFNAEKGYGFIAVDGGADVFVHYSAIQMDGYRTLEEGQRVEFEISQGQKGPQADMVRVTA; via the coding sequence ATGGCTCAGGGCACCGTCAAGTGGTTCAACGCGGAGAAGGGGTACGGCTTCATCGCGGTCGACGGTGGTGCGGATGTTTTCGTCCACTACAGCGCGATCCAGATGGACGGCTACCGCACCCTTGAAGAGGGCCAGCGGGTCGAGTTCGAGATCTCGCAGGGCCAGAAGGGCCCGCAGGCCGACATGGTTCGGGTCACCGCCTGA